ACGATGAGATTGTTGAAATATTTACACAATCAAGTGCAGCTCCTATGTTAGACGAATTGGATGAAATAGAAGCAAGCCAAGTGGATGGAAATATAGAAATTCATACTGAATATAGAGCAGAATGGAATTCTATTGAGATACGGGAAGCATATGAAGGACACGGTGGTAATGAGGGCAGTGATGATAATGAAGAAGATTATGATAATGAGAAGTATGAGTCTGATGAAGCTGGTGTTATAAATAATCTGATGGGAAATGAAgcagctattaaaaggctttgttTAAATAAGAAATTCACTTTCGAACTTGGTCAAACATTTGCAAATGCTAAGGCCTTTCGATTGGCTGTCTCCAAATATTCAGTTCAAGAGGGATGTCCATTAAAAGTGATCAAGAGTGATAAAAATAGAGTTAGGTACCACTGCGAACCTACTTGTTCTTTTAAATTATATGCTGTTAAAGATGGTAATTGTGATGAATTTGTGGTTAGGACATTTGTCCCAAGTCATGAATGCACTCGACAATATACTAACCCCAGAGCCACAAAATTGTTTTTAGCTGAATATTTTAAGGAAAAAATTAGGGGAAAACCTGAGTATTCAATTAGAGATATGAAGGATCATGCAAAGGAAGCATTAGAACTAGAAGTGACACCTAGTATGTGCAAAAGAGCTAAGAGGGCGATCATTCAAGAGTTGGATGGGGGATATAAGGAAGAGTACTCATGTTTGGAAGCATATGTGAATGAGTTGATTACAAGTAATCCAGGTAGCACATTTGATTTAGAGTTTTCAAAAGAAGGTCTCAGAATTGGCAAAAGAATATTTTGTCGATTATATCTATGTTTTGATGCGTGTAGAAAAGGATGGATGGATGGATGTAGGCCAATAATTGGCCTTGATGGTTGTTTTTTAAAAGGTATATGCAAAGGGCAACTACTTGTGGCTGTGGGACACGATGCAATGGATCAAATCTACCCAATAGCATGGGCTATTGTCGAAAAAGAGACCAAGGCAAATTGGGAATGGTTCTTGTCTCACTTGATAGAAGATCTGAAGCTGCAAGATGGGGCTAATGTAACACTGATGTCTGATATGCAGGAggtaagtaatttaatttattaattatgtttGCATCTTTATACAATTAAATATGCAGAAGGtaagtaatttaattattaatcatGTTTGTCTCTTTTCCATGTATGTAGGGATTGTTCCCTGCTGTAAGTATGCTACTCCCGAGGGCAGAACATAGATGGTGTGCAAGACATGTTCTATCCAATTGGGGGATCAAGTTTAAAGGACTAGAGCTGCAAAAACACTTTTGGAGTTGTGCATGGAGTACATATGAAAAAGAGTTCAAGGATAACTTAAAGACCTTGGCATATGTGAATAAAAAAGCAGCAGAATACTTGTTAAAGTATCCTCCTCAACATTGGTGTAGGGCTTATTTCACTGATAGGTGTAAAGATCCCATGGTGGATAATAATATAACCGAGAGCTTCAATAGTTGGATTCTGGAACAGAGATCAAGACCAATTTTGAGGATGTTAGAAGAACTGAGAGTGATGATCATGAATAGGTTgcatgaaaatgaaaagaagGCTACAAGTTGGAGTGGTGACTATTCACCAACTAGTATGCAGGAATTCATGCTAAATCATTCGATAGCCAGGTATTGTCGAGTTGTGTTTAATGGGGAAAAAGGGTATGAAGTCACACATGGGACTGATAGGCACTATGTAATTTTACTTGAGAGAAAGTGCACATGTAGGGCATGGCAATTAAGTGGAATACCCTGCCCTCATGCCATATGTGCTATGTATCATGCTGAAATAAATCCTGTGAAGCAAATAGACTTGTATTATTCTAAATTGAGATACATGATGACATACAAGTACAAAATGCAACCTGTAAGAGGGAAACATTTTTGGAGAATGGAGGATTTTGAACCTATTGAACCTCCAAAGATTACGAGAATGC
The window above is part of the Euphorbia lathyris chromosome 3, ddEupLath1.1, whole genome shotgun sequence genome. Proteins encoded here:
- the LOC136223974 gene encoding uncharacterized protein, translated to MTTCCDLYLHFGGKWILMPTRHYIGGNVDIEFKFDIDFLSYKDIKDRYIDDLGCKDIQHLYYLELGKSLSDGLMLVEGDKDIRSIMGHVTEGRGTEVHIYPFEVNGIPFYEHEKSIQPNSHVKSNRDNRTNDEIVEIFTQSSAAPMLDELDEIEASQVDGNIEIHTEYRAEWNSIEIREAYEGHGGNEGSDDNEEDYDNEKYESDEAGVINNLMGNEAAIKRLCLNKKFTFELGQTFANAKAFRLAVSKYSVQEGCPLKVIKSDKNRVRYHCEPTCSFKLYAVKDGNCDEFVVRTFVPSHECTRQYTNPRATKLFLAEYFKEKIRGKPEYSIRDMKDHAKEALELEVTPSMCKRAKRAIIQELDGGYKEEYSCLEAYVNELITSNPGSTFDLEFSKEGLRIGKRIFCRLYLCFDACRKGWMDGCRPIIGLDGCFLKGICKGQLLVAVGHDAMDQIYPIAWAIVEKETKANWEWFLSHLIEDLKLQDGANVTLMSDMQEGLFPAVSMLLPRAEHRWCARHVLSNWGIKFKGLELQKHFWSCAWSTYEKEFKDNLKTLAYVNKKAAEYLLKYPPQHWCRAYFTDRCKDPMVDNNITESFNSWILEQRSRPILRMLEELRVMIMNRLHENEKKATSWSGDYSPTSMQEFMLNHSIARYCRVVFNGEKGYEVTHGTDRHYVILLERKCTCRAWQLSGIPCPHAICAMYHAEINPVKQIDLYYSKLRYMMTYKYKMQPVRGKHFWRMEDFEPIEPPKITRMPDRPKKTRIREASEGNVGERIGTRLSRKGKIQKCSNCGQTGHKRTYCKAQQGEKYAHLNEENDSNVHQHHKRKRDQGISSGHPLG